One Sphingomonas sabuli genomic region harbors:
- a CDS encoding TonB-dependent receptor plug domain-containing protein, which yields MVTYNKNRVRLALLATAAASGWTTTVAAQTADPAVAPPPVAKPAGDARVYTPADFARFAPKTAYDMLVQVPGFSIRSADEERGLGQASENVLINGQRIANKSGGALNQLQNISAPNVERIEITDAASLGIAGLTGQVANIVVKDVQKASGQFEYSPTFRAHYAKPAWFAGSVSYSGKSGPLDYTLSVKNNSGRGAFGGAIELFDRFGQLTERRQEVYHSEYDELNTQLKLGYDGPGSSVGNLALAYVPYWGPVYLRDTRLLIPSLEEQSRLITNKLDGYYADINADYTFALGPGRLKLIGVRHWEHEPLVQNLIFDYDTTGDPSTGTRFGRDTRLGETILRGEYGWKVGKNDWQVTFERAFNSLDQKGSLFELNPDGDFDPVDFPEGTGKVTEVRYEGLATLSRPLSPKLDLQVAAGAEISTLDRVDDDQEARKFFRPKGSLTLGWRPAPGWDASLKLRRRVGQISFYDFLAQPKLSEDRENSGNPDLVPPQSWEVEGEVGRDLGRWGKTRLNLHYYRVEDIIDYIPIGEDEEGIGNLPRADRIGFESVSTFQLEPIGFTGAKVDLTVGREWTKVKDPLTGERRPISGIRTAWASATIRHDIPNSQWAWSAYAQYNDYSRYYFLSEIQHNLDLPYLVGAYVEHKNVMGMTVRFTVDNFIDSGHRVTRTVYDGYRDRTPINYISRQNQLVGPLFNLSIKGTF from the coding sequence ATGGTGACGTACAACAAGAATCGGGTTCGCCTCGCTTTATTGGCGACCGCAGCGGCCAGCGGCTGGACGACGACCGTCGCGGCACAAACGGCCGACCCCGCCGTTGCACCGCCGCCGGTAGCGAAGCCTGCTGGCGATGCCCGGGTCTACACCCCCGCCGACTTCGCGCGGTTCGCGCCAAAGACGGCCTACGACATGCTCGTTCAGGTGCCGGGTTTTTCGATCCGCAGCGCCGACGAGGAGCGAGGGCTTGGTCAGGCGTCGGAAAACGTCCTGATCAACGGGCAGCGCATCGCCAACAAGTCCGGCGGCGCGCTCAACCAGCTGCAAAACATCTCGGCACCCAATGTCGAACGGATCGAAATTACGGATGCCGCCAGCCTGGGCATTGCGGGACTGACCGGCCAGGTCGCGAACATCGTCGTCAAGGACGTGCAGAAGGCGTCGGGCCAGTTCGAGTACAGCCCGACTTTCCGCGCCCATTATGCCAAGCCGGCATGGTTCGCCGGGTCGGTCAGCTATTCCGGCAAGTCGGGCCCGCTCGATTACACCCTGTCGGTGAAGAACAATTCAGGACGCGGGGCCTTCGGCGGTGCGATCGAACTGTTCGACCGCTTCGGCCAGCTCACCGAGCGTCGGCAGGAAGTATATCATTCTGAATATGACGAGCTGAACACGCAGCTGAAACTGGGTTACGACGGTCCCGGATCTTCGGTCGGCAATCTGGCGCTCGCCTACGTACCTTACTGGGGTCCGGTCTACCTGCGCGACACGCGGTTGCTGATCCCATCGCTTGAAGAACAAAGCCGGCTCATCACCAACAAGCTCGACGGCTATTATGCCGACATCAACGCGGACTACACGTTCGCGCTCGGGCCCGGCCGACTGAAGCTGATCGGCGTGCGCCATTGGGAGCATGAGCCGCTCGTCCAGAACCTGATCTTTGACTACGACACGACTGGCGATCCTTCGACCGGTACGCGCTTCGGCCGCGACACCCGGCTGGGCGAGACCATCCTGCGCGGCGAATACGGCTGGAAGGTCGGCAAGAACGACTGGCAGGTGACGTTCGAACGGGCGTTCAACTCGCTCGACCAGAAGGGGTCGTTGTTCGAACTCAATCCCGACGGCGACTTCGACCCGGTCGATTTCCCGGAAGGCACCGGCAAGGTCACCGAAGTCCGGTACGAGGGGCTGGCAACACTCAGCCGCCCGCTTTCGCCGAAGCTGGACCTCCAGGTCGCCGCCGGGGCCGAAATCTCGACCCTCGACCGCGTCGACGACGATCAGGAAGCGCGCAAGTTCTTCCGGCCCAAGGGCAGCCTCACGCTCGGCTGGCGCCCGGCACCCGGCTGGGACGCGAGCCTTAAGCTGCGTCGCCGAGTCGGCCAGATCAGCTTCTATGATTTTCTGGCCCAGCCCAAGCTGAGCGAAGACCGCGAGAATAGCGGCAACCCGGACCTGGTCCCGCCGCAAAGCTGGGAGGTCGAGGGCGAGGTCGGCCGCGATCTCGGCCGCTGGGGAAAGACGCGCCTCAACCTCCATTATTATCGGGTCGAGGATATCATCGACTACATTCCCATTGGCGAGGACGAGGAAGGCATCGGCAATTTGCCGCGCGCCGACCGAATCGGTTTCGAGAGCGTCAGCACGTTCCAGCTTGAGCCGATCGGTTTCACCGGCGCCAAGGTCGACCTGACCGTCGGCCGCGAATGGACCAAGGTGAAGGACCCGCTGACCGGCGAGCGGCGCCCGATCAGCGGCATCCGCACCGCATGGGCGAGCGCCACGATCCGCCACGACATACCGAACAGCCAGTGGGCCTGGAGCGCGTACGCCCAGTACAATGACTATTCGCGCTACTATTTCCTGAGCGAGATCCAGCACAACCTCGACCTGCCCTACCTTGTCGGCGCCTATGTCGAGCACAAGAACGTGATGGGCATGACGGTGCGCTTCACGGTCGATAACTTCATCGACAGCGGGCATCGCGTCACGCGCACGGTCTACGACGGTTACCGCGACCGTACCCCGATCAACTACATCTCTCGCCAGAACCAGCTGGTCGGTCCGCTGTTCAACCTTTCGATCAAGGGCACCTTCTGA
- a CDS encoding TonB-dependent receptor domain-containing protein, with protein MRIYPFLLASGACLAPSIALAQPQPPALPPANAAPPGAATGVPVQSSGTRSTQYEASYFAPFAPRTALDIARQVPGFSLDLGDVEVRGFAGAVGNVVINGARPSSKSESLETLLSRIPASRVQRVEVGSGSLYGADYAAKGQVLNIVMTAASGFDGEVSASASRDFTGHIEPNASVTALLKRGDSSFNLSAGTQRDDQAEEGYDNVFDFASGALVEHRDKVNRIRDHSPFLSGSWSLERGDSNAVHLNARWNPATFYLKQTNRVTPVDGDQRDDLLFQDYKRPTIEIGGDISRPIAGGTVKLVGLASRSKRDDRDKVLNRGLGGTPNLGGFEQEQEASLQETIGRLSYARPSLFGFTFESGVEVAFNKLDSSLGLFVIDESGEREKIDLPIEDATVSELRGEGYVNAGKAIAKDLRLDLGLRYEISRLKVRGDALADRSLQFFKPSVTLDWRPNKAWHTQASLRRTVAQLDFYDFISSAELSNDRVNGGNADLMPQRAWEARLLAERPIMGDGQLKLQVGYDLVSKLQDRVLVVTDEGTFDAPGNLGTGRRMFASIDIDAPLAKWGLEGVRVRGNATLQRTRVEDPISYEQRRWTDYWPAWEWYVEARRDKGPFSFGAAISDRDSFYIFRTDEIYSNRNGGPFATAFAEYRPDARTTIRLDVDNVADVNAVAHRVLYNPNRLQPQPEFIEDRVRFIHVGFGLSVKRSFGGGGTKAPAE; from the coding sequence ATGCGCATATATCCATTCTTGCTGGCGTCCGGCGCTTGCCTCGCGCCGAGCATCGCGCTCGCCCAGCCGCAGCCCCCCGCCCTGCCGCCGGCCAATGCCGCGCCGCCCGGCGCGGCGACCGGCGTTCCGGTCCAGTCGTCCGGCACACGCAGCACGCAGTACGAAGCGTCCTATTTCGCGCCATTCGCCCCGCGTACCGCGCTCGACATTGCGCGCCAGGTTCCCGGCTTCAGCCTGGACCTCGGCGATGTCGAGGTGCGCGGTTTTGCCGGGGCGGTCGGTAACGTCGTGATCAACGGCGCCCGGCCGAGTAGCAAGTCGGAATCGCTCGAAACCCTGCTGTCGCGCATCCCCGCCAGCCGGGTGCAGCGGGTCGAGGTCGGCTCGGGCTCACTCTACGGCGCCGATTACGCAGCCAAGGGGCAAGTCCTGAACATCGTCATGACCGCCGCGTCGGGCTTCGATGGAGAAGTCAGCGCGTCCGCGAGTCGCGATTTCACCGGCCATATCGAGCCTAATGCCAGCGTGACGGCACTGCTCAAGCGCGGCGATTCGAGCTTCAACTTGTCCGCCGGCACGCAGCGCGACGACCAGGCCGAGGAAGGCTACGACAACGTGTTCGACTTCGCCTCCGGCGCGCTTGTCGAGCATCGCGACAAGGTCAACCGGATCCGTGACCACAGTCCGTTCCTGTCGGGCAGCTGGTCACTGGAGCGGGGCGATTCCAACGCGGTTCACCTCAATGCCCGCTGGAACCCGGCAACCTTCTACCTGAAGCAGACCAACCGCGTGACGCCGGTCGACGGCGACCAGCGCGACGACCTCCTGTTCCAGGATTACAAGCGGCCGACGATTGAGATCGGCGGCGACATCTCGCGCCCGATCGCCGGCGGCACCGTCAAGCTGGTCGGCCTCGCCTCTCGCAGCAAGCGCGACGACAGGGATAAGGTGCTCAACCGCGGCCTCGGCGGCACCCCGAACCTCGGCGGGTTCGAACAGGAGCAGGAAGCGTCGCTTCAGGAGACCATCGGCCGACTGAGCTACGCCCGACCGAGCCTTTTCGGCTTCACCTTCGAAAGCGGTGTCGAAGTCGCGTTCAACAAGCTCGATTCCAGCCTCGGTCTGTTCGTCATTGACGAGTCCGGGGAGCGCGAGAAAATCGACCTGCCGATTGAGGACGCGACCGTGTCGGAACTGCGCGGCGAAGGCTATGTCAACGCGGGCAAGGCGATCGCCAAGGACCTCCGGCTCGACCTTGGTCTGCGCTACGAAATCTCCCGGCTCAAGGTGCGTGGCGACGCGCTGGCGGACCGGTCGCTGCAGTTCTTCAAGCCCAGTGTCACGCTCGACTGGCGGCCTAACAAGGCATGGCATACGCAAGCCAGCCTGCGCCGCACGGTCGCGCAGCTCGACTTCTACGACTTCATCAGTTCGGCCGAGCTGTCGAACGACCGGGTAAATGGCGGCAATGCCGATTTGATGCCCCAACGCGCGTGGGAAGCCCGGTTATTGGCGGAGCGGCCGATTATGGGCGACGGGCAACTCAAGCTGCAGGTCGGCTACGACCTCGTATCGAAGCTTCAGGATCGCGTGCTGGTCGTCACCGACGAAGGCACCTTTGACGCCCCCGGCAATCTGGGTACCGGCCGCCGCATGTTTGCGTCGATCGACATTGATGCGCCGCTCGCCAAATGGGGCCTGGAGGGCGTCCGCGTGCGCGGCAACGCCACCCTGCAGCGCACCCGGGTGGAAGATCCGATTTCTTACGAACAGCGGCGCTGGACGGATTACTGGCCGGCCTGGGAATGGTATGTGGAGGCGCGCCGCGACAAGGGCCCATTTTCCTTCGGTGCGGCCATCTCGGACCGCGACAGTTTCTATATTTTCCGCACCGATGAAATTTACAGCAATCGCAACGGCGGCCCCTTTGCCACCGCCTTCGCCGAATATCGCCCGGATGCGCGGACCACGATCCGCCTCGACGTCGACAACGTCGCGGACGTCAATGCTGTCGCGCACCGCGTGCTGTACAATCCAAACCGGCTTCAGCCGCAGCCGGAATTCATCGAGGACCGCGTGCGCTTCATTCATGTCGGCTTCGGCCTGTCGGTAAAGCGCAGCTTCGGCGGTGGCGGAACGAAGGCTCCAGCCGAGTAG